Proteins encoded in a region of the Indicator indicator isolate 239-I01 chromosome 41, UM_Iind_1.1, whole genome shotgun sequence genome:
- the HDAC7 gene encoding histone deacetylase 7, with product MDLRIGQRLVKPGTDTTLLALKHTQQLQHQLFLASLHQQQVEQLTHQHVRVTMESPHREAEAGQQEQELRQILNKDKSKRSAVASTVVKQKLAEVILKKQQAALERTSNPNPSAMPYRSLEPLDPEGPSPPVLSTFLPPVPSTSLDPPEHFPLRKTASEPNLKVRCKPRKCLDRRKNPLTRKESAPPSLKRRPPEAIDSSPSSSSTPVSGCSSPNDSLPAEHGALPAAASLALEAEAERRPLASLAHRVPVLNGPVLGATPSPLFIPAGLEQREAGSPLSPRLQPLIILEPSVTHAPLVAVPGLGAVPLSFAPSLVAERLPLPAHHKPLGRTRSEPLPQNPKAIQQHLVYQQHHSQFLERLKQQTQLGKRMAKPRLRQIPSSEDMEAEGSLPEPRADSTDPAGTHLEPTRLGSSLKEPERMQKVMQPQEELVLQQAYLWDSYQRVQQQLLKPQPLADSPMVPPSLQAGHRPLSRAQSSPATATISLPAQDSASKPLSLQEQAAKPHFTTGLVYDSVMLKHQCCCGDNSNHPEHAGRIQSVWSRLQERGLRSRCECLRGRKATLEELQSAHTERHVFLYGTNPLNRLKLDNGKLAGILAQRMFVMLPCGGVGVDSDTIWNELHSSNAARWAAGSVTELAFKVATRELKNGFAVVRPPGHHADPSTAMGFCFFNSVAIAARQLQQKGKLSKILIVDWDVHHGNGTQQIFYRDPEVLYISLHRHDDGNFFPGSGAADEVGAGPGEGFNINIAWTGGLDPPMGDPEYLAAFRSVVMPIAHEFCPDLVLVSAGFDAADGHPPALGGYRVSAKCFGYMTKQLMSLAGGAVVLALEGGHDLTAICDASEACVSALLGDELEPLPEESLRQKPNPNAVRSLEAVVQVQSKYWVALQRFAPKLGCSFLEAQHHEAEEVETVTALASLSVAVLVEKRPRDEPMEEEEAMNQ from the exons ATGGACCTGCGGATCGGGCAGCGCCTGGTGAAGCCTGGCACAGACACCACCCTGCTGGCCCTCAAGcacacccagcagctgcagcaccaacTCTTCCTGGCCAGCCTGCACCAGCAGCAAGTGGAGCAGCTCACCCACCAGCACGTCAGG GTGACCATGGAATCCCCACACCGTGAAGctgaggctgggcagcaggagcaggagctgagacAGATCCTCAACAAGGACAAGAGCAAGAGAA GTGCTGTGGCCAGCACAGTGGTGAagcagaagctggcagaggtcatcctgaagaagcagcaggcagccctggAGAGGACCAGCAACCCCAACCCTTCAGCCATGCCCTACAG GTCTCTGGAACCTCTGGATCCTGAGGGCCCTTcccctcctgtgctcagcaccttcCTGCCCCCTGTCCCCAGCACCTCTCTTGACCCCCCAGAGCATTTCCCCCTGCGGAAGACAG CCTCTGAGCCCAACCTGAAGGTGCGCTGCAAGCCCAGGAAGTGCCTTGACCGCCGCAAGAATCCCCTGACCCGCAAGGAGAGTGCCCCCCCCTCGCTGAAGAGAAGGCCACCTGAGGCCATTG actcctcccccagcagcagcagcacccccgtgtctggctgcagctctcccaACGACAGCCTCCCGGCCGAGCACGGAGCCCTCCCTGCCGCCGCCAGCCTGGCACTCGAG gcagaggcagagcgGCGccccctggccagcctggcacacagggTGCCCGTGCTGAACGGGCCTGTGCTGGGGGCCACTCCCTCCCCACTCTTCATCCCAGCTGGCTTGGAGCAGCGTGAGGCTGGCAGCCCTTTGTCCCCCCGGCTGCAGCCCCTCATCATCCTCGAGCCCTCCGTCACCCACGCTCCCCTGGTGGCAG tgccagggctgggagctgtgccCTTGTCCTTTGCCCCCTCGCTGGTGGCAGAGCGTCTGCCGCTGCCAGCACACCACAAGCCGCTGGGCAGGACCCGCTCCGAGCCCCTGCCCCAGAACCCCAAAGCCATCCAGCAGCACTTGGTctaccagcagcaccacagccagtTCCTGGAGAGGCTCAAGCAGCAGACACAGCTGGGCAAG CGCATGGCCAAGCCGCGGCTGCGGCAGATTCCTTCCTCCGAGGAcatggaggctgagggcagcctcCCCGAGCCCAGGGCTGACAGCACCGACCCAGCTGGCACACATCTGGAGCCCACACGCCTGGGGAGCAGCCTGAAGGAGCCAGAGAGGATGCAGAAGGTGATGCAGCCTCAGGAGGAACTTGTCCTGCAGCAG GCCTACCTGTGGGACTCCTACCAGcgagtgcagcagcagctcctcaagcCCCAGCCCTTGGCTGACTCCCCCATGGTGCcccccagcctgcaggctgGGCACAGGCCCCTCTCCAGGGCACAGTCAtctcctgccactgccaccaTCTCCCTTCCTGCCCAGGACTCAGCCTCCAAGCCACtctccctgcaggagcaggcagccaagCCTCACTTCACAACAG ggctggttTATGACTCAGTGATGCTCAAGCACCAATGCTGCTGTGGGGACAACAGCAACCACCCCGAGCACGCCGGCAGGATCCAGAGCGTCTGGTCCCGGCTGCAGGAGCGAGGCCTCCGCAGCCGCTGCGAG tgcctgagggGGCGCAAGGCCaccctggaggagctgcagagtgcccacaCCGAGCGCCACGTCTTCCTCTATGGCACCAACCCCCTCAACCGCCTCAAGCTGGACAACGGCAAGCTGGCAG GGATCCTGGCACAGAGGATGTTTGTCATGCTGCCCTGTGGCGGGGTGGGG gtgGACAGTGACACCATCTGGAACGAGCTGCACTCCTCCAACGCTGCCCGCTGGGCCGCTGGCAGCGTCACCGAGCTGGCATTCAAGGTGGCCACCAGGGAGCTGAAG AATGGCTTCGCTGTGGTGAGACCTCCTGGGCACCATGCAGACCCTTCCACTGCCAT GGGCTTCTGCTTCTTCAACTCTGTGGCCATCgctgccaggcagctgcagcagaaggggaaGCTCAGCAAGATCCTCATCGTGGACTGG GATGTCCACCATGGCAATGGGACTCAGCAGATCTTCTACAGGGACCCTGAGGTCCTCTACATCTCTCTGCATCGCCACGACGATGGCAACTTCTTccctggcagtggggctgctgATGAG GTTGGTGCTGGCCCTGGTGAGGGATTTAACATCAACATAGCCTGGACTGGAGGGCTGGACCCCCCCATGGGTGACCCTGAGTACCTGGCAGCCTTCAG GAGCGTGGTGATGCCAATCGCCCACGAGTTCTGCCCCGACCTGGTGCTGGTGTCTGCTGGCTTTGATGCTGCTGATGGCCACCCACCAGCCCTGGGTGGCTACAGAGTCTCTGCCAAAT gctttgGCTACATGACCAAGCAGCTGATGAGCCTGGCTGGGGGAGCTGTTGTGCTGGCCCTGGAAGGTGGCCACGACCTGACTGCCATCTGCGACGCCTCCGAGGCTTGCGTCTCAGCCCTGCTGGGTGACGAG CTGGAGCCTCTCCCAGAGGAAAGCCTGAGGCAGAAACCCAACCCCAACGCCGTGCGCTCCTTGGAGGCAGTGGTGCAGGTCCAGA GTAAGTACTGGGTGGCCTTGCAGCGCTTCGCCCCCAAGCTGGGCTGCTCCTTCCTGGAGGCTCAGCACCACGAGGCAGAAGAGGTGGAGACTGTCACAGCCTTGGCCTCCctctctgtggctgtgctggtggagaaGAG GCCCCGGGATGAGCccatggaggaagaggaggccaTGAACCAGTGA